A stretch of the Lineus longissimus chromosome 12, tnLinLong1.2, whole genome shotgun sequence genome encodes the following:
- the LOC135496789 gene encoding transmembrane protein 201-like, whose amino-acid sequence MLKFVTKMFEFRDLPPKFMACAACAAATGVGVVLYKTLRPKFSIKVNCWFCNKDSIVPYGNRNCWDCIYCDQYNGFREDGDYNKPIPSQYTEEFNHPISAVQQENQTKVKSDILCAECNRNQLLKISQLANFEPRIEANYDHEIELFRHNLEHIYRLCPDCEHLATRRIERQDRRLEQKYGIQHPQSPSSSHNVSTISNRSSRSNCSDHHLLCHLRAPFHIRLLRFLTLLCAAILFTVNLHRLQTDAKLAFVRFPKKSIHYIELVYRSASPLLVFGPLTALAAMFLHGPNRMVSADILHLTFWMILCPLQTNLIPFKREDNYLLRTLCAFFMLVLAGWCWLCGRSNVRQSPIRIVKKRLRDSPASSVMTNSNSRTNSPNTSQNGDGQIRTGRDFINLGSMSKVRRPDDGPLNKLGTMSLGPPSHGKKKASSVFNSSSQVTSTSNPLMSSLFRHAQKRPLISPARFKGAPSQPSLLKASSWPPKILPQRQPTWVDSNSSIHPNESVSQCGDRHSDESNSSNSSSSVCPVGTTTNCQYAEEDLDKSGPGTKSFIVKEYVFAFSLAANILIGTFMFLNWNVLKSYFAVE is encoded by the exons ATGCTGAAGtttgtgacaaaaatgtttGAATTTCGAGATTTACCTCCTAAATTTATGGCCTGTGCTGCGTGTGCTGCAGCAACAGGGGTTGGAGTCGTGTTGTATAAAACATTAAG GCCAAAGTTTAGCATCAAGGTGAATTGTTGGTTCTGTAACAAAGACTCTATCGTACCCTATGGCAATAGAAACTGCTGGGATTGCATATACTGTGACCAGTACAATGGATTCAGAGAG GATGGTGATTACAACAAACCAATCCCGTCACAGTACACAGAGGAATTCAACCACCCAATCTCAGCCGTGCAGCAGGAAAACCAGACGAAAGTCAAGTCAGACATTCTGTGTGCAGAATGTAACAGAAATCAGCTGCTGAAAATCAGCCAGTTGGCAAATTTTGAGCCAAGAATTGAG GCTAATTATGACCACGAGATTGAGCTGTTTAGGCACAACTTAGAGCATATATACAGATTATGCCCTGACTGTGAGCATCTTGCAACTCGTCGGATTGAACGCCAGGACCGGCGGCTTGAACAAAAATACGGCATCCAGCATCCACAGTCCCCCTCGTCCTCTCACAATGTTTCAACGATATCGAATAGATCATCTAGGTCAAATTGTTCG GATCATCACCTTCTCTGCCACCTGAGGGCGCCGTTTCACATACGACTGTTGCGGTTCCTGACCCTGCTCTGCGCCGCTATTTTATTCACCGTCAATCTCCACAGGCTGCAGACCGATGCCAAACTTGCCTTCGTCAGGTTTCCCAAGAAATCCATCCATTATATTGAACTCGTTTACAGATCTGCCTCACCCCTGTTAGTGTTTGGACCACTGACAGCCCTGGCTGCAATGTTTCTGCACGGTCCTAATAG GATGGTCTCCGCGGATATCCTACATCTCACGTTCTGGATGATCCTCTGTCCGCTGCAGACGAACCTGATTCCGTTTAAACGGGAGGACAACTACCTTCTGCGGACGCTCTGTGCCTTCTTCATGCTGGTTCTGGCCGGCTGGTGTTGGTTGTGTGGGCGATCGAACGTTCGACAGAGCCCGATAAGGATAGTCAAGAAAAG ATTACGAGACTCACCAGCTTCCTCAGTTATGACAAACTCAAACTCAAGAACTAACAGTCCAAACACGTCTCAAAATGGCGACGGGCAAATTAGGACAGGCAGAGACTTTATAAACCTCGGCTCCATGAGCAAAGTGCGTAGACCTGACGATGGGCCGCTGAACAAACTGGGGACCATGTCACTTGGGCCGCCGTCACATGGGAAGAAGAAAG CCTCGTCAGTTTTCAACTCGAGCAGCCAGGTGACGTCGACGTCCAACCCTCTGATGTCCAGCCTGTTCAGACACGCCCAGAAGCGACCGCTGATCAGTCCGGCTCGTTTCAAAGGTGCCCCATCGCAGCCGAGTCTACTGAAAGCATCATCGTGGCCGCCGAAGATACTCCCCCAGAGGCAGCCCACTTGGGTTGATTCCA ATTCTTCTATCCACCCGAATGAGTCCGTGTCTCAATGCGGCGATCGTCACAGTGACGAGAGCAACAGTTCAAATTCCTCGTCATCCGTGTGTCCGGTCGGCACGACGACCAACTGTCAGTATGCAGAGGAGGATCTGGATAAAAGTGGACCCG gCACCAAATCTTTTATCGTGAAGGAGTATGTCTTTGCCTTCAGTCTGGCAGCAAATATTCTTATTGGGACGTTCATGTTTCTGAATTGGAATGtgttaaaaagttattttgctgTTGAATAG